The proteins below are encoded in one region of Planctopirus limnophila DSM 3776:
- a CDS encoding metal ABC transporter solute-binding protein, Zn/Mn family: MSVSSTFSRREFFPWLAVLSGCSTGLSSPPLSRPASIVASTGMVGDLVRELVPPSLGEVITLIRPGVDPHLYRPTRADLLKVLNARLIFSSGLHLEGRMDALFERADRPGRPSIAITSDIPKDLIIYPDDHSGRPDPHVWMDVSLWRATLGLIARTLKDVFPQAQDEITRREAQLSDVLARLDKTVEEMVASIPEPQRLLVTSHDAFAYFSRRYHIPVESIQGVTTDSEPGVADIDRLVDIITSRKLPAIFTESSVNDRGLRAVVEGVKARGHELILAGPLYTDALGEPGSPADTYVGMMLENARQIASILGGSTAPLDRWTQSSGNTHSSSRCLFKSLSPAVKMCEVDH, encoded by the coding sequence ATGTCTGTCTCTTCGACTTTTTCCCGCCGTGAATTTTTCCCCTGGCTGGCGGTGCTGTCGGGGTGTTCGACAGGGTTGAGCAGTCCACCATTAAGTCGACCTGCCAGTATTGTGGCCTCTACGGGAATGGTGGGTGATCTGGTTCGTGAACTGGTTCCGCCCTCCCTGGGGGAAGTAATCACATTGATTCGCCCCGGCGTCGATCCCCACCTGTATCGACCCACACGGGCCGACTTACTGAAGGTGCTGAATGCACGTCTGATTTTCAGTTCGGGGCTGCATCTTGAAGGGAGAATGGATGCCCTGTTTGAGCGAGCGGATCGACCGGGTCGCCCGTCGATTGCCATTACGAGTGACATTCCCAAAGATCTGATCATTTATCCCGATGACCACTCAGGTCGTCCAGATCCCCATGTGTGGATGGATGTGAGCCTGTGGCGAGCAACTCTGGGGCTGATTGCTCGAACTTTAAAGGATGTTTTTCCACAGGCTCAGGACGAAATTACCAGGCGAGAAGCCCAACTTTCCGACGTGCTGGCCCGTCTTGACAAAACTGTTGAGGAGATGGTGGCCTCGATCCCGGAACCTCAGCGATTGCTGGTCACCTCACATGATGCCTTTGCCTATTTTTCCAGGCGTTATCACATCCCTGTCGAATCGATTCAGGGAGTGACGACAGATTCTGAACCTGGCGTGGCAGATATTGATCGCCTCGTCGATATCATCACCAGCCGTAAACTACCGGCAATTTTTACAGAATCCAGCGTGAATGATCGTGGTTTAAGGGCTGTCGTTGAAGGCGTAAAGGCCCGAGGTCATGAACTTATTCTCGCTGGGCCGCTCTATACAGATGCCTTGGGAGAGCCAGGTTCCCCGGCAGATACCTATGTCGGCATGATGCTGGAAAATGCCCGCCAGATCGCGTCCATCCTCGGAGGATCAACTGCTCCCCTCGATCGCTGGACTCAATCATCTGGCAATACTCACAGCAGCTCCCGGTGTCTTTTCAAATCGCTGAGCCCAGCGGTGAAAATGTGCGAGGTAGACCACTGA